In the genome of Amyelois transitella isolate CPQ chromosome 25, ilAmyTran1.1, whole genome shotgun sequence, one region contains:
- the LOC106139642 gene encoding facilitated trehalose transporter Tret1 produces the protein MESKNRRISPFAIQCFVSAGVTFNMAGMGLVMGFVTGLLPQLRRPDSIIQIDDTTGSWIASLPGFTIIVGNFIAPSIMGKFGRRTANLCSLAVSVTGWLCIVFSNTVTILLLARFIQGIAMGMIGALGPILIGEYTSPKNRGLFLMSISVNISLGIFTIQALGAFLYWKTCALICIGIVLLTVLLVILSPESPTFLADKERYDECRKVFNYLRGDTENEELEKMIAAKMLLKKEQIIKTDMMKEMLLSKFDYFKKTSKKKEFFKPLLIMFHIFIMAQWCGVNILTSFTTNLFEKVVGLDAGINIPLMIVLVGLHRVLGNIVGMVFIKTLRRRVVLFTTISLNVVALFAIAAYTYARDNNYLPFDEPAVGIILVHIHMFSVATGAIPLAFVLAGELFPMEYKSLCGGISMIFYSLSLFSNMKTVLLLFNTWGISGTYCLYAGVVVYCLVVVGVLLPETKDKTLLDIEEGFRGKKLSSS, from the exons atggaGTCCAAGAATAGACGAATAAGCCCATTTGCAATTcaa TGTTTCGTGAGTGCCGGCGTGACCTTCAACATGGCGGGCATGGGGCTGGTGATGGGGTTCGTCACTGGTCTACTGCCACAGCTGCGGAGACCCGACTCCATCATACAAATCGATGATACAACTGGATCCTGGATAG CCTCTCTACCCGGCTTCACCATCATCGTGGGCAATTTCATCGCTCCCAGCATCATGGGCAAATTTGGAAGAAGAACAGCTAATCTATGCAGCTTGGCCGTGTCAGTAACCGGCTGGCTTTGCATCGTATTTTCCAACACCGTCACCATCCTTCTCCTGGCCCGCTTCATCCAAGGCATTGCAATGGGCATGATTGGCGCCCTTGGTCCTATCCTTATTGGAGAGTACACCAGCCCTAAGAACAGAGGTCTCTTCCTCATGTCCATATCAGTCAATATCAGCCTGGGAATCTTCACAATCCAAGCTTTAGGagcatttttgtattggaaaACTTGCGCGTTAATTTGTATTGGTATAGTTCTGTTAACGGTTTTGTTGGTGATATTGTCCCCTGAGTCACCAACTTTCTTAGCTGATAAAGAGAGGTATGATGAGTGCAGGAAGGTATTTAATTACTTGAGAGGTGATACGGAGAACGAAGAATTGGAGAAGATGATAGCGGCAAAAATGTTACTGAAAAAGgagcaaataattaaaacggACATGATGAAAGAAATGTTGTTGtcaaaatttgattatttcaaGAAGACTTCGAAGAAAAAAGAGTTCTTTAAGCCGTTGTTGATAATgttccatatttttataatggcTCAGTGGTGTGGAGTAAATATACTGACGTCATTTACGACAAATTTGTTCGAGAAAGTGGTCGGTTTGGATGCAGGAATCAACATTCCTCTGATGATAGTGTTAGTCGGGCTTCACAGAGTCCTAGGGAACATAGTTGGGATGGTTTTCATCAAGACTTTGAGACGCAGAGTGGTGTTGTTTACGACTATCAGCTTGAACGTTGTGGCCCTGTTCGCGATAGCTGCTTACACTTACGCGAGAGACAACAATTATCTGCCGTTTGACGAGCCCGCTGTTGGTATAATTCTGGTCCACATTCACATGTTCTCTGTAGCTACTGGAGCGATTCCTTTAGCGTTTGTTCTGGCCGGGGAACTCTTCCCGATGGAGTATAAGAGCCTGTGTGGAGGCATCAGCATGATCTTCTATTCTCTTAGCCTTTTCTCCAATATGAAGACTGTTCTTTTACTATTTAACACTTGGGGTATATCTGGCACGTACTGCCTTTACGCTGGCGTGGTGGTGTATTGCTTGGTAGTGGTTGGAGTACTCCTGCCAGAAACTAAAGATAAAACCTTGTTGGATATAGAAGAAGGTTTTAGAGGAAAGAAGTTGTCTTCTTCTTAG